In Gadus chalcogrammus isolate NIFS_2021 chromosome 11, NIFS_Gcha_1.0, whole genome shotgun sequence, a single window of DNA contains:
- the LOC130392122 gene encoding leukocyte surface antigen CD53-like isoform X2 encodes MAQNCLKCLKYVMCAVNFLFFISGATMLGFGVYMTRYQTNSLLDSMKFLTAANLLLVSGIIVTCVSFLGFIGALKENRASCSPCVLMNLHPQFFILLLILMLVELTVACLLLTYESEIGTLLEKELNTGLQNEKRKNSTKTDLESDWNLVQKTFSCCGVHNSSDWGVPVPQSCCENGLNQCLPSPKDPSEPFYKQGCLGALKTWFENNFLTTGVAVIVLCVVEVLGMCIAMTLFCHISSSGLSYKL; translated from the exons ATGGCACAGAACTGTCTGAAATGCTTAAAGTACGTCATGTGCGCAGTCAACTTCCTCTTCTTC ATCTCGGGAGCCACCATGCTTGGCTTCGGGGTGTACATGACCCGCTATCAGACGAACTCGCTGCTCGACTCCATGAAGTTTTTGACGGCGGCCAACCTGCTGCTCGTGTCCGGCATCATCGTCACCTGCGTCTCCTTCCTGGGCTTCATCGGCGCTCTGAAAGAGAACCGTGCTTCCTGCTCACC TTGTGTACTAATGAACCTCCACCCACAGTTCTTCATTCTGCTGCTGATCCTGATGCTGGTGGAGTTGACCGTCGCCTGCCTCCTATTGACCTACGAGTCTGAG ATCGGCACTTTGCTGGAGAAAGAGCTGAACACGGGATTACagaatgaaaaaagaaagaattcgACAAAGACAGATCTGGAAAGCGACTGGAATCTGGTTCAGAAAACG TTCAGCTGCTGTGGAGTCCATAATTCGTCGGACTGGGGCGTGCCAGTGCCTCAATCCTGCTGCGAGAATGGTCTGAATCAATGTCTGCCCTCACCTAAAGACCCATCTGAACCTTTCTACAAGCAG GGCTGTCTGGGAGCACTGAAGACATGGTTTGAGAATAACTTCCTCACAACCGGGGTCGCCGTTATTGTCCTCTGCGTCGTAGAG GTACTGGGAATGTGCATCGCCATGACGTTGTTCTGTCACATCAGCAGCTCTGGGCTCAGCTACAAGCTCTAG
- the LOC130392122 gene encoding leukocyte surface antigen CD53-like isoform X1, with amino-acid sequence MLKVRHVRSQLPLLHLGSHHAWLRGVHDPLSDELAARLHEVFDGGQPAARVRHHRHLRLLPGLHRRSEREPCFLLTFFILLLILMLVELTVACLLLTYESEIGTLLEKELNTGLQNEKRKNSTKTDLESDWNLVQKTFSCCGVHNSSDWGVPVPQSCCENGLNQCLPSPKDPSEPFYKQGCLGALKTWFENNFLTTGVAVIVLCVVEVLGMCIAMTLFCHISSSGLSYKL; translated from the exons ATGCTTAAAGTACGTCATGTGCGCAGTCAACTTCCTCTTCTTC ATCTCGGGAGCCACCATGCTTGGCTTCGGGGTGTACATGACCCGCTATCAGACGAACTCGCTGCTCGACTCCATGAAGTTTTTGACGGCGGCCAACCTGCTGCTCGTGTCCGGCATCATCGTCACCTGCGTCTCCTTCCTGGGCTTCATCGGCGCTCTGAAAGAGAACCGTGCTTCCTGCTCACC TTCTTCATTCTGCTGCTGATCCTGATGCTGGTGGAGTTGACCGTCGCCTGCCTCCTATTGACCTACGAGTCTGAG ATCGGCACTTTGCTGGAGAAAGAGCTGAACACGGGATTACagaatgaaaaaagaaagaattcgACAAAGACAGATCTGGAAAGCGACTGGAATCTGGTTCAGAAAACG TTCAGCTGCTGTGGAGTCCATAATTCGTCGGACTGGGGCGTGCCAGTGCCTCAATCCTGCTGCGAGAATGGTCTGAATCAATGTCTGCCCTCACCTAAAGACCCATCTGAACCTTTCTACAAGCAG GGCTGTCTGGGAGCACTGAAGACATGGTTTGAGAATAACTTCCTCACAACCGGGGTCGCCGTTATTGTCCTCTGCGTCGTAGAG GTACTGGGAATGTGCATCGCCATGACGTTGTTCTGTCACATCAGCAGCTCTGGGCTCAGCTACAAGCTCTAG